One genomic region from Solwaraspora sp. WMMD792 encodes:
- the fxsT gene encoding FxSxx-COOH system tetratricopeptide repeat protein, translating to MGARTGWWTSILDTPVEGSWDWIERAGWITGTLGLPATVILGILALRQGRAQQPSDGTADLNTPRRQPAEISRIWNIPAPVRTFTGRRTDLAQLREGLEKDGRTALVPVSTTAVVGTGGIGKTQLARAFAYSHRHEYQLGWWIPAESTLEAVSALRELAVALGAPEMLPNQYIIYIQQELAERRRWILIFDNATNPEDIEPLLPPAGSGHVLITSRNPGWHGVAETHPLDALPVPDAVRLLLLRTGGRTRSDQAAQKTVASEIAHELDCLPLALEQAASYAASRHLSLQEYLDLLRKQRHDLMQKGSPLGYRLTVHVAVTLTVEQLSAQEPAAAWILEICALLAPDQLPVLELLEVAARPHLLNDEAVRNPLGRAEILGLLYRSGILVDDTDIDTDRNYRSARLHRLIQNVVLDRLDTKSRQQRVSDATALLAALFPHDAWDRPDIWQTCTRLVPHIRALTDRAAAGYGTTKDLAELVTAAAHFVLQRGLDLPTAQHLHERATEILECIHGRNTDHPDVARSLFFLAGDLRASGKILQSRDLSERALEMFERLYGHDADEPELARSLHFLAVDLHELGEIERACSLNQRALTIRQRIYDSDPDSHRDLAWSLTNLANNLRDLGAAENARELDERALAIRRQLYGQDTDHPHVAWSIANLAADLRELGDANQARHLDEQALAMRRRLFGEETDHPQIAWSLAALAADLRELRYPKRAREIDEQALSMRQRLFGCTTDHLHIASSMASLAKDLYILGELDYAQELDRKASQMRSRLTST from the coding sequence GTGGGCGCCCGCACAGGCTGGTGGACCTCGATCCTAGACACTCCTGTTGAAGGTTCGTGGGACTGGATCGAGCGGGCCGGCTGGATCACAGGGACCCTGGGCCTGCCGGCAACCGTTATCCTGGGAATACTCGCCTTGCGTCAAGGGCGGGCCCAGCAACCCAGCGATGGAACAGCAGACCTTAACACTCCTCGCCGCCAGCCGGCCGAAATAAGTAGAATATGGAACATCCCGGCTCCGGTCCGGACGTTTACCGGCCGCAGGACCGACCTAGCACAATTACGCGAAGGACTAGAAAAAGACGGCCGCACAGCCCTAGTCCCCGTTTCCACAACAGCAGTAGTGGGCACCGGTGGAATCGGGAAAACGCAACTCGCCAGAGCGTTCGCCTACAGTCACCGGCACGAGTACCAGCTTGGCTGGTGGATTCCCGCTGAAAGCACCCTGGAAGCGGTTAGCGCACTGCGAGAATTGGCCGTAGCCCTTGGTGCACCCGAAATGCTTCCGAATCAGTATATCATTTACATTCAACAAGAACTTGCCGAGCGCCGACGATGGATCTTGATCTTCGATAATGCGACTAATCCAGAGGACATTGAGCCACTCCTCCCCCCTGCCGGATCGGGTCATGTGTTGATAACATCCCGCAATCCCGGGTGGCATGGAGTAGCAGAAACCCATCCACTGGACGCCTTACCCGTACCGGATGCAGTTCGCCTCCTACTCCTACGCACGGGCGGTCGCACCCGATCCGATCAGGCCGCACAGAAAACTGTCGCTTCAGAAATCGCCCACGAGCTTGATTGCCTACCCCTCGCCCTAGAGCAGGCAGCATCGTATGCCGCAAGTCGACATCTGTCACTACAGGAATATCTCGATCTCCTCCGCAAACAACGGCACGATCTGATGCAAAAGGGATCGCCATTGGGATATCGATTAACGGTACATGTTGCGGTCACGTTGACGGTCGAGCAACTCTCAGCTCAAGAGCCTGCCGCAGCCTGGATTCTTGAGATTTGCGCGCTGCTAGCTCCAGACCAACTTCCCGTTCTGGAGCTACTGGAGGTGGCCGCTCGGCCTCACCTACTGAACGACGAGGCGGTAAGGAATCCTCTAGGACGCGCCGAGATTCTTGGACTACTTTATCGCAGCGGCATACTAGTAGACGATACCGATATTGATACCGACCGCAATTATAGGAGCGCACGCTTGCACCGCCTTATTCAAAACGTGGTACTCGATCGATTAGACACCAAAAGTCGCCAACAACGCGTAAGTGACGCCACCGCATTACTCGCCGCGCTCTTCCCTCACGACGCCTGGGACCGTCCAGATATCTGGCAAACCTGCACTCGATTGGTCCCTCACATCCGAGCACTGACTGACCGCGCAGCGGCAGGCTACGGTACAACAAAGGACCTTGCAGAACTTGTGACTGCAGCAGCGCACTTCGTGTTGCAGCGAGGTCTCGACCTACCTACGGCACAACATCTACACGAACGCGCCACAGAGATACTGGAGTGCATTCACGGTCGCAATACCGACCATCCCGATGTCGCTCGCAGCCTTTTCTTCCTCGCCGGCGACCTACGGGCGTCCGGCAAGATTCTGCAATCGCGCGACTTGAGTGAGCGAGCCCTTGAAATGTTTGAACGCCTGTACGGGCATGATGCCGACGAACCAGAACTAGCGCGAAGTCTACATTTCCTTGCCGTCGACTTACATGAACTCGGCGAAATTGAGCGCGCGTGCAGCTTAAACCAGCGCGCCTTAACGATACGCCAACGGATCTATGATTCAGATCCGGACAGTCATCGAGATCTAGCCTGGAGTCTTACCAACTTGGCAAATAACCTTCGAGACCTAGGCGCTGCCGAAAATGCGCGAGAGCTAGACGAACGGGCGTTGGCGATTCGCCGGCAACTCTACGGACAAGATACGGATCACCCCCATGTCGCCTGGAGCATCGCGAACCTTGCAGCCGACCTACGAGAGCTGGGAGATGCCAACCAGGCACGACATCTAGACGAACAAGCGCTAGCCATGCGTCGCCGACTCTTTGGGGAAGAGACCGACCATCCTCAAATTGCCTGGAGCCTTGCGGCGCTGGCCGCAGACCTAAGAGAACTCAGGTATCCAAAACGCGCACGGGAAATTGACGAGCAAGCACTGTCCATGAGGCAGCGACTATTTGGCTGCACAACGGACCATCTCCACATAGCCTCAAGTATGGCTAGCCTTGCAAAGGATCTCTACATCCTTGGCGAACTGGACTATGCACAGGAGTTGGATCGGAAGGCAAGCCAGATGCGGTCCCGACTCACTAGCACGTGA
- a CDS encoding aspartate kinase, with amino-acid sequence MALVVQKYGGSSVADAERIKRVAERIVAARKSGDDVVVVVSAMGDTTDELLDLAGQISPLPPGRELDMLLTSGERISMALLAMAIHNLGYEARSYTGSQAGVLTTSVHGRARIIDVTPGRLQGALDEGSVAIVAGFQGVSQDTKDITTLGRGGSDTTAVALAAALQADVCEIYTDVDGVFTADPRIVPNARHIKQITYEEMLELAACGAKVLHLRSVEYARRAGLPIHVRSSYSTNTGTMVTGSMEDLSVEQALITGVAHDRSEAKITIVGVPDEPGAAARIFETVANAETNIDMIVQNVSTEGTGRTDVSFTLPKADGPTAMAALGKEQERIAFKGLLYDDHVGKVSLIGAGMRSHPGVAANFFAALADAGVNIEMISTSEIRVSVVCRDTDLDAAVRAVHAAFDLGGTEEAVVYAGTGR; translated from the coding sequence GTGGCACTGGTGGTGCAGAAGTACGGCGGGTCCTCGGTCGCCGACGCCGAACGCATCAAGCGGGTCGCCGAGCGGATCGTCGCGGCCCGCAAATCCGGCGACGACGTCGTGGTGGTCGTCTCCGCGATGGGCGACACCACCGACGAACTGCTCGACCTCGCCGGGCAGATCAGCCCGCTGCCGCCCGGCCGGGAGCTGGACATGCTGCTCACCTCCGGCGAGCGGATCTCGATGGCACTGCTCGCCATGGCCATCCACAACCTGGGCTACGAGGCCCGGTCCTACACCGGCTCGCAGGCCGGTGTGCTGACCACCTCGGTGCACGGCCGGGCCCGGATCATCGACGTCACCCCGGGCCGGTTGCAGGGCGCCCTGGACGAGGGCTCGGTGGCGATCGTGGCCGGTTTCCAGGGCGTGTCCCAGGACACCAAGGACATCACCACACTGGGCCGCGGTGGTTCGGACACCACGGCGGTGGCGCTCGCCGCCGCGCTGCAGGCCGACGTCTGCGAGATCTACACCGACGTCGACGGAGTCTTCACCGCCGACCCCCGGATCGTGCCGAACGCCCGGCACATCAAGCAGATCACCTACGAGGAGATGCTGGAGCTGGCCGCCTGCGGGGCGAAGGTGCTGCACCTGCGCAGCGTCGAGTACGCCCGCCGGGCCGGCCTGCCGATCCACGTCCGCTCGTCGTACTCGACCAACACCGGCACCATGGTGACCGGATCGATGGAGGATCTTTCCGTGGAGCAAGCACTCATCACCGGAGTCGCCCACGACCGGAGCGAGGCGAAGATCACCATCGTCGGCGTTCCCGACGAGCCGGGCGCCGCCGCCCGCATCTTCGAGACGGTGGCCAACGCGGAGACCAACATCGACATGATCGTGCAGAACGTGTCGACCGAGGGCACCGGCCGCACCGACGTCTCCTTCACCCTGCCGAAGGCGGACGGCCCGACCGCGATGGCGGCGCTGGGCAAGGAGCAGGAGCGGATCGCCTTCAAGGGCCTGCTCTACGACGACCACGTCGGCAAGGTGTCGCTGATCGGTGCCGGGATGCGTTCGCACCCGGGCGTGGCCGCCAACTTCTTCGCCGCCCTCGCCGACGCCGGCGTCAACATCGAGATGATCTCCACCTCGGAGATCCGGGTCTCGGTCGTCTGCCGGGACACCGACCTGGACGCGGCGGTACGCGCGGTGCACGCCGCCTTCGACCTCGGCGGTACGGAGGAGGCGGTGGTCTACGCAGGCACCGGCCGGTGA
- a CDS encoding aspartate-semialdehyde dehydrogenase: MPDTRARQLPTLAVLGATGAVGAVMCELLTSRANVWGEIRLLASPRSAGRLVRCRGEELPVHQVSPEAFDEVDVVMVDVPDDVSRQWTPVATERGATVVDNSGAFRMDPGVPLVVPEINAEQVRRRPRRIVSNANCTVLAMIVAIAPLHREYGLRELVLASYQSVSGAGRFGVDLLHSQLTRAASDRTLGSRPGDVRQAVGDDLGPFPAPLALNVVPFTGELADAGWSTEELKLRDESRKILGLPDLKVSSTCVRVPVVTGHSVAVHAVFGSEVTADGAREVLRNAPGVIVVDDPANAEFPMPIDAVGTEPSWVGRIRRSMDDPRAIDFFVTGDNLRKGSALNTIQIAELIARDLTKQR; the protein is encoded by the coding sequence GTGCCTGACACCAGGGCACGCCAGCTGCCCACCCTCGCGGTGCTCGGTGCGACCGGAGCCGTCGGTGCCGTCATGTGCGAACTGCTCACCTCACGGGCCAACGTCTGGGGCGAGATCCGGTTGCTGGCCTCACCCCGCTCCGCAGGACGGCTGGTGCGCTGCCGGGGCGAGGAGCTGCCGGTGCACCAGGTCAGCCCGGAAGCCTTCGACGAGGTCGATGTCGTCATGGTGGACGTGCCGGACGACGTGTCCCGGCAGTGGACACCGGTCGCCACCGAGCGCGGCGCGACCGTGGTGGACAACTCGGGTGCGTTCCGGATGGACCCCGGCGTACCGCTGGTCGTGCCGGAGATCAACGCCGAGCAGGTACGTCGCCGGCCGCGCCGGATCGTCTCCAACGCCAACTGCACCGTCCTGGCCATGATCGTCGCGATCGCCCCGCTGCACCGCGAGTACGGCCTGCGCGAGCTGGTGCTGGCCAGCTACCAGTCGGTCTCCGGCGCCGGGCGGTTCGGCGTGGACCTGCTGCACAGCCAGCTGACCAGGGCGGCCAGCGACCGTACGCTCGGCTCCCGGCCCGGCGACGTACGCCAGGCGGTGGGCGACGACCTCGGCCCGTTCCCGGCACCGCTGGCGCTCAACGTGGTGCCGTTCACCGGTGAGCTGGCCGACGCCGGCTGGTCCACCGAGGAGCTGAAGCTCCGCGACGAGTCCCGCAAGATCCTCGGCCTGCCGGATCTGAAGGTCTCGTCCACCTGTGTGCGTGTGCCGGTGGTGACCGGGCACTCGGTCGCCGTACACGCGGTCTTCGGCAGCGAGGTCACCGCCGACGGTGCCCGCGAGGTACTGCGCAACGCGCCCGGGGTGATCGTGGTCGACGACCCGGCGAACGCCGAGTTCCCCATGCCGATCGACGCGGTCGGCACCGAGCCGTCCTGGGTCGGCCGGATCCGTCGGTCGATGGACGACCCCCGGGCCATCGACTTCTTCGTCACCGGCGACAACCTGCGCAAGGGTTCGGCGCTGAACACCATCCAGATCGCCGAACTGATCGCCCGGGACCTCACCAAGCAGCGCTGA